The following coding sequences are from one Myxococcus guangdongensis window:
- a CDS encoding protein kinase family protein, producing MELQLLKCPGCGANLPPPASANGILTCAYCGAMVSAKGVAVWPKPARPADDPPFAPDRPRVTVAGTRYVLLGRLGQGDSCDVFLARRDARITEMVVLKVARALWDADLVAREYEILEEFQGSSAQGAEHFTRLLPQPVARGKVKDPVGTSRAAAVYRWSSGFQHSLTELRQVYPEGIDPRAAVWMWKRALEVLGFVHRAGYAHGAVLPPHLLVHPRDHGVMLVGWAGAVQYRTYLPVASASKSHADFYPEDILDGATPTPATDLVMLARTLAWVLGGTAATGLAPSRVPEPLFVLLRDQARLERGAVVDAWSVKEDVSRAALEAFGPPRFVPFTLPGWR from the coding sequence ATGGAACTACAACTTCTGAAGTGTCCGGGCTGCGGCGCGAACCTACCGCCCCCCGCCTCGGCGAATGGCATCCTCACCTGCGCCTACTGCGGCGCGATGGTGTCCGCCAAGGGCGTGGCCGTCTGGCCCAAGCCCGCGCGTCCGGCCGATGACCCGCCGTTCGCCCCGGACCGACCTCGCGTCACCGTGGCGGGCACGCGCTACGTGCTGCTCGGCCGCCTGGGCCAGGGGGACAGCTGCGACGTGTTCCTCGCGCGGCGCGACGCGCGCATCACGGAGATGGTGGTGCTGAAGGTCGCCCGCGCGCTGTGGGATGCGGACCTGGTCGCCCGGGAGTACGAAATCCTCGAGGAGTTCCAGGGCTCCAGCGCCCAGGGCGCCGAGCACTTCACGCGGCTGCTCCCCCAGCCCGTGGCCCGGGGCAAGGTGAAGGACCCGGTGGGCACGTCTCGCGCGGCGGCCGTCTATCGCTGGTCGAGCGGCTTCCAGCACTCGCTGACGGAGCTGCGTCAGGTGTATCCGGAGGGCATCGACCCGCGCGCGGCCGTGTGGATGTGGAAGCGCGCGCTGGAGGTGCTCGGCTTCGTGCATCGCGCTGGCTACGCCCACGGCGCGGTGCTGCCGCCCCACCTGCTCGTCCACCCCAGGGACCATGGCGTGATGCTGGTGGGCTGGGCTGGCGCGGTGCAGTACCGCACGTACCTGCCCGTGGCCTCCGCCAGCAAGTCCCACGCGGACTTCTATCCAGAGGACATCCTGGATGGCGCCACGCCCACGCCCGCCACGGACCTGGTCATGCTCGCGCGCACGCTCGCCTGGGTGCTCGGGGGAACGGCGGCGACGGGGCTGGCGCCATCGCGGGTGCCGGAGCCGCTCTTCGTGCTGCTGCGCGACCAGGCCCGGCTCGAGCGCGGCGCCGTCGTCGATGCGTGGAGCGTGAAGGAAGACGTGTCACGGGCGGCGCTCGAGGCCTTCGGTCCTCCGCGCTTCGTTCCCTTCACCCTGCCCGGGTGGCGCTGA
- a CDS encoding PIN domain-containing protein yields the protein MTPVAPVLPVVLDTNVVLDLYVFEDPALRELHQALKDGRLVAWAEEATLAELGYVLASRHFLPGRAQDARSTALSRYREHARVLPAGEGSTALDLPRCRDRDDQKFLVLAARAGVSWLVSKDKRVLSMADRHGMPFLILTPRQAVARLTAQALDAGR from the coding sequence ATGACTCCCGTTGCCCCCGTGCTGCCCGTGGTGCTCGACACCAATGTCGTCCTGGACCTCTATGTGTTCGAGGACCCGGCCCTGCGCGAGCTCCATCAGGCCCTGAAGGATGGACGCCTGGTGGCCTGGGCCGAGGAGGCGACGCTGGCGGAGCTGGGGTATGTGCTCGCCTCGCGCCACTTCCTCCCGGGCCGGGCCCAGGACGCGCGGAGCACGGCGCTCTCCCGCTACCGCGAGCACGCGCGGGTGTTGCCGGCGGGGGAGGGGAGCACCGCGCTCGATCTCCCCCGGTGCAGGGACCGCGACGACCAGAAGTTCCTCGTCCTGGCCGCGCGTGCCGGGGTGTCGTGGCTGGTGAGCAAGGACAAGCGCGTGCTGTCCATGGCGGACCGGCACGGGATGCCCTTCCTCATCCTCACGCCCCGGCAGGCGGTGGCGCGACTGACCGCTCAGGCGTTGGACGCGGGGCGGTAG
- a CDS encoding NADase-type glycan-binding domain-containing protein gives MILLSLILAAAPPILLEPDAGSAHRLHPRRVTASTFLENGWNKHAQNYLPLYVADDDPATAWVEGAKGRGEGEALEWWGPSLTRAKVFRVFVRNGYQKSEKLYRANARPRKVKLEPLVQGETGPQTTGTPVEAELRDVLGWQEVRVPVPARVGGVRLTLVTTYPGATYDDTCLSDLRVYVEGEDPYKAEAETAAFEQVRTYAYERKMAAARNDTKAKVEWAPRYKVETLFEKEFTEDEMLARPGGPDGTRAVDFMATVPEKPAYKAALARARELAEAFDRVDLNRTGTDSEARANWTRVKPAQLRPQKAAASAALSAMEDPGLVRVAGLLHLADTTFFEADTAQAQIKARIQKARAQEGRELVACEKRCQVERREASRPADAHDFTCEEECSGVFTDSSGSKSELLEHKAAGGEFLQGPLDKPTAFLRGTSEESGSREVWLTFRQTLITYKDQRADTLVVYGNTHGSREPVYFYVLEWSEKAGKSRLESITAFVVNADNARVLRYRPASNA, from the coding sequence ATGATCCTCCTGTCGCTCATCCTCGCCGCCGCCCCACCCATCCTGCTCGAGCCTGACGCGGGCAGCGCGCACCGACTGCATCCGCGCCGCGTGACGGCGTCCACCTTCCTGGAGAACGGTTGGAACAAACACGCGCAGAACTATCTGCCGCTCTATGTCGCGGACGACGACCCGGCCACCGCGTGGGTGGAGGGCGCGAAGGGACGCGGCGAGGGCGAGGCCCTGGAGTGGTGGGGGCCGTCCCTCACGCGCGCCAAGGTGTTCCGCGTCTTCGTGCGCAACGGCTACCAGAAGTCCGAGAAGCTCTACCGCGCGAACGCGCGCCCCCGGAAGGTGAAGCTGGAGCCGCTGGTCCAGGGCGAGACGGGCCCGCAGACGACGGGCACGCCGGTGGAGGCGGAGCTGCGCGACGTGCTCGGCTGGCAGGAGGTCCGCGTGCCCGTGCCGGCGCGCGTGGGCGGCGTGCGACTCACCCTCGTGACCACCTATCCGGGCGCGACGTATGACGACACGTGCCTGAGCGACCTGCGCGTGTACGTGGAGGGCGAGGACCCGTACAAGGCCGAGGCGGAGACGGCGGCGTTCGAGCAGGTGCGCACCTACGCGTACGAGCGGAAGATGGCGGCCGCGCGCAACGACACGAAGGCGAAGGTGGAGTGGGCGCCGCGCTACAAGGTGGAGACCCTGTTCGAGAAGGAGTTCACGGAGGATGAGATGCTCGCGCGTCCCGGTGGACCCGACGGCACGCGGGCCGTGGACTTCATGGCCACCGTCCCGGAGAAGCCCGCGTACAAGGCGGCGCTCGCCCGCGCCCGGGAGCTGGCCGAGGCGTTCGACCGCGTCGACCTGAACCGCACGGGCACCGACTCCGAGGCCCGCGCGAATTGGACCCGCGTGAAGCCCGCGCAGCTGCGCCCCCAGAAGGCCGCGGCGAGCGCGGCGCTGTCCGCGATGGAGGACCCGGGCCTGGTGCGCGTGGCCGGGCTGCTCCACCTGGCGGACACCACGTTCTTCGAGGCCGACACGGCCCAGGCGCAGATCAAGGCGCGAATCCAGAAGGCGCGCGCCCAGGAAGGTCGCGAGCTCGTCGCGTGTGAGAAGCGCTGCCAGGTCGAGCGCCGCGAGGCGTCCCGCCCGGCGGATGCCCATGACTTCACCTGCGAGGAGGAATGCTCGGGCGTCTTCACCGACTCCTCGGGCTCCAAGAGCGAGCTGCTGGAGCACAAAGCCGCGGGCGGCGAGTTCCTCCAGGGCCCGCTCGACAAGCCCACCGCGTTCCTGCGCGGCACCTCCGAGGAGTCAGGGAGCCGCGAGGTGTGGCTCACCTTCCGCCAGACGCTCATCACCTACAAGGACCAGCGGGCCGACACCCTCGTCGTGTACGGCAACACGCACGGCTCTCGCGAGCCCGTCTACTTCTACGTGCTCGAGTGGAGCGAGAAGGCGGGCAAGTCCCGCCTGGAGAGCATCACCGCCTTCGTGGTGAACGCCGACAACGCGCGCGTGCTGCGCTACCGCCCCGCGTCCAACGCCTGA
- a CDS encoding cytochrome c family protein: MEVGPAPHGLPDWSIQRCAECHAPEVDAWRNSGHASARTDDVFQVAITEDRPGWCVQCHAPLARNLERGPLPANSPPEEHGVTCAACHARIDKAQATTPGMPCAGCHQFGFPVLNTDGQRVRLSKTEWQQDTVGEWTLWRKATGDTRHCTDCHMPRGDHGLGGTRRTEALKAALVVEPHDGALVLSTREVGHGFPSGDVMRWVSVEVADNPLFESATTVATLGRRLEVRQWAPEPLAHLGAIEDTRLVPGRPLRVRLPTTARYARVVYHLVSREQEDSGLYPAGLSRLVLWAAPLPPPRHTPERKP; encoded by the coding sequence ATGGAGGTGGGTCCCGCGCCGCACGGCCTGCCGGACTGGAGCATCCAGCGCTGCGCCGAGTGCCACGCGCCCGAGGTCGACGCGTGGAGGAACAGCGGCCATGCCTCGGCGCGCACGGATGACGTCTTCCAGGTCGCCATCACCGAGGACCGTCCGGGCTGGTGCGTCCAATGCCACGCGCCCCTCGCGCGCAACCTGGAGCGCGGCCCGCTGCCCGCGAACAGTCCTCCCGAGGAGCACGGCGTCACCTGCGCGGCCTGTCACGCGCGCATCGACAAGGCCCAGGCCACGACGCCGGGCATGCCCTGCGCGGGCTGTCACCAGTTCGGCTTCCCGGTCCTGAACACCGACGGCCAGCGCGTCCGCCTCTCCAAGACGGAGTGGCAACAGGACACGGTGGGCGAGTGGACCCTCTGGCGCAAAGCCACCGGAGACACGCGCCACTGCACCGACTGCCACATGCCTCGGGGTGACCACGGACTGGGCGGCACCCGGCGCACCGAGGCGCTCAAGGCGGCGCTCGTCGTGGAGCCGCACGATGGAGCGCTCGTGCTGTCCACGCGCGAGGTCGGCCATGGCTTCCCCTCCGGCGACGTCATGCGCTGGGTGAGCGTGGAGGTCGCCGACAATCCCCTCTTCGAGTCCGCCACCACCGTGGCCACGCTGGGCCGCCGCCTGGAGGTGCGCCAGTGGGCCCCGGAGCCGCTGGCCCACCTGGGCGCCATCGAGGACACCCGCCTCGTCCCAGGCCGTCCCCTGCGCGTCCGGCTCCCCACCACGGCCCGCTACGCGCGCGTCGTCTACCACCTGGTGTCCCGCGAGCAGGAAGACTCGGGACTCTATCCCGCGGGCCTCTCACGACTGGTGCTGTGGGCCGCCCCCCTTCCGCCACCCCGCCACACCCCGGAGCGCAAGCCATGA
- a CDS encoding zinc-dependent alcohol dehydrogenase family protein gives MKAYEIRDGFGLEKLVSCERPDPTPGPFQVRVRVKATSLNYRDLMMVEGRYNPRQKLPLVPNSDGAGVVDAVGPGVTRVKVGDRVIGLFAQAWSAGEPTRLVQQSTLGGPLDGALADTMVLREDGVVPTPDHLSDEEAATLPCAALTAWSALVTHGALKAGDVVLLQGTGGVSLFALQIARLMGARVIITSSRDEKLERARGLGAHEGINYVTTPDWDKAARALTGNAGVDHVVEVGGAGTFEKSLRAVRPGGTVSVIGVLSGVAGAVPLTSILMQNLRVQGILVGHRQSFEALLRAFSQHAVRPVVDRVFPFDEAVAAFHHLKSGAHFGKVVIRVG, from the coding sequence ATGAAGGCCTACGAGATTCGGGACGGATTCGGGTTGGAGAAGCTGGTGTCGTGCGAGCGGCCGGACCCCACGCCGGGCCCGTTCCAGGTGCGCGTGCGGGTGAAGGCGACGAGCCTGAACTACCGCGACCTGATGATGGTGGAGGGGCGCTACAACCCGAGGCAGAAGCTACCGCTGGTGCCCAACTCGGATGGCGCGGGGGTGGTGGACGCGGTGGGGCCGGGTGTCACGCGGGTGAAGGTGGGGGACCGGGTCATCGGTCTCTTCGCGCAGGCGTGGTCCGCCGGGGAGCCGACGCGTCTGGTCCAGCAGTCCACGTTGGGCGGGCCGCTGGATGGCGCGCTCGCGGACACGATGGTGCTGCGCGAGGACGGGGTGGTGCCCACGCCGGATCATCTCTCCGACGAGGAGGCCGCCACGCTGCCGTGCGCGGCGCTCACGGCGTGGAGCGCGTTGGTGACGCATGGCGCGCTCAAGGCGGGGGACGTGGTGTTGCTGCAGGGTACGGGAGGCGTCTCCCTCTTCGCGCTGCAGATCGCGCGGTTGATGGGCGCGCGCGTCATCATCACCTCCAGCCGCGACGAGAAGCTGGAGCGAGCGCGGGGGCTGGGGGCGCACGAGGGCATCAACTACGTGACGACTCCGGACTGGGACAAGGCGGCGCGTGCGCTCACGGGCAACGCGGGCGTGGACCATGTGGTGGAGGTGGGCGGGGCGGGGACGTTCGAGAAGTCGCTGCGCGCGGTGCGGCCTGGCGGCACGGTGTCCGTCATCGGCGTGCTGAGCGGCGTCGCGGGGGCGGTGCCGCTGACGTCCATCCTGATGCAGAACCTGCGGGTACAGGGCATCCTCGTCGGACATCGGCAGAGCTTCGAGGCGCTGCTGCGTGCGTTCTCGCAGCATGCCGTCCGCCCGGTGGTGGACCGCGTGTTCCCCTTCGACGAGGCGGTGGCGGCGTTCCATCACCTGAAGAGCGGGGCCCACTTCGGCAAGGTCGTCATCCGCGTGGGATGA
- a CDS encoding RIO1 family regulatory kinase/ATPase domain-containing protein has product MNDSLETLLADGIIEAVLGQLKTGKEAEVWLVQHAGQVVAAKLYKERHERNFRNNVGYREGREVRNSRTRRAMEKGSKFGQAAAEEAWKSAESDSLYKLHAQGVRVPTPVLFYEGILLMEVVIDAQGHPAPRLVEAPPATPEEALAMYLDLRAQVISMLCADLIHGDLSPYNILMGYAGPVIIDFPQTIAAARNNRAEFYFRRDLDNVREFLATYGPAMYGMAGDTGEIWSAYVRRELTPDFVPSGGSREGARRGGQGKGRPDARFAGGNPRLEQRTPQVEVAPAPPKPAMTPEEAAEAELLELEALVLRQGGGERGKPPAAPAQRGGRRGPGRGPPRSGNNRPSSPASQQARPSGGGGARPPQANGARPPQAEQRNGGPRGVQGGAHNGNSEAPRHGDSRNGAHRPQGGAGDSRGGPGGFQGEAARGAGDSRGGPRGVPGERRNGNAAQGAGDSRGGPRGFQGERRNGDAAQGAGASRGGPRGFSGEGAQGAGDSRGGPRVFQGERRDAAAQGSGDSRGRGPRGAPGERRNGGPRGFQGEARNGQDAHASDSPGFQGEARNGEDSRGADASRNGGPRGSGDFRNGNRRGEPSEPRNGHANSRPPMNGRGNRDERQPVVEHRGQGNEVQAGASNTFAGNDSRPPRGERRGGPNRPSQPTVETRPPTSPGGNTLREPRQQRPNSNRGNAPRGPRGGPQVSYVARNNNPSDSGPTETGS; this is encoded by the coding sequence ATGAATGACTCGCTAGAGACCCTCCTCGCCGATGGAATCATCGAGGCCGTTCTCGGCCAACTGAAGACGGGCAAGGAGGCGGAGGTGTGGCTGGTCCAGCACGCCGGGCAGGTGGTGGCGGCCAAGCTGTACAAGGAGCGCCACGAGCGTAACTTCCGCAACAACGTGGGCTACCGGGAGGGGCGTGAGGTGCGCAATTCGCGCACGCGTCGCGCCATGGAGAAGGGCAGCAAGTTCGGACAGGCCGCCGCCGAGGAGGCCTGGAAGAGCGCGGAGTCGGACTCGCTCTACAAGCTGCACGCGCAGGGCGTCCGAGTGCCCACGCCGGTGTTGTTCTACGAGGGCATCCTCCTGATGGAGGTGGTCATCGACGCGCAGGGTCATCCGGCCCCGCGACTGGTCGAGGCGCCGCCGGCCACGCCGGAGGAGGCGCTGGCGATGTACCTGGACCTGCGGGCCCAGGTCATCAGCATGCTGTGCGCGGACCTCATCCACGGCGACCTGTCGCCGTACAACATCCTGATGGGCTACGCGGGGCCGGTCATCATCGACTTCCCGCAGACCATCGCCGCGGCGCGCAACAACCGCGCGGAGTTCTACTTCCGGCGCGACCTGGACAACGTGCGCGAGTTCCTCGCGACGTACGGTCCGGCGATGTACGGCATGGCGGGGGACACGGGCGAAATCTGGAGCGCCTATGTGCGGCGCGAGCTCACGCCGGACTTCGTTCCTTCGGGAGGCTCCCGTGAGGGGGCTCGCCGTGGGGGCCAGGGCAAGGGCCGTCCGGACGCGCGGTTCGCGGGCGGCAATCCCCGCCTGGAGCAGCGGACGCCGCAGGTCGAGGTCGCGCCCGCTCCGCCCAAGCCGGCGATGACGCCCGAGGAGGCCGCCGAGGCGGAGCTGCTCGAGTTGGAGGCGCTGGTGCTGCGGCAGGGAGGTGGCGAGCGAGGCAAGCCGCCCGCCGCCCCGGCGCAGCGTGGAGGCCGCAGGGGTCCGGGGCGAGGACCGCCGCGCTCGGGCAACAATCGTCCGAGTTCGCCCGCGTCGCAGCAGGCGCGTCCGTCGGGAGGTGGTGGTGCTCGTCCGCCGCAGGCGAATGGGGCGCGGCCTCCGCAGGCGGAGCAGCGCAATGGAGGTCCGCGGGGCGTCCAGGGCGGCGCGCACAACGGAAACAGCGAGGCACCGCGTCACGGTGACTCACGCAACGGCGCACACCGGCCGCAGGGCGGCGCGGGAGACTCGCGCGGGGGGCCTGGTGGCTTCCAGGGCGAAGCAGCTCGAGGCGCTGGGGACTCGCGTGGCGGTCCTCGCGGCGTCCCGGGTGAGCGCCGCAACGGCAATGCGGCGCAAGGCGCGGGAGATTCGCGCGGGGGTCCGCGTGGATTCCAGGGCGAGCGGCGCAACGGCGATGCGGCCCAAGGCGCCGGAGCCTCGCGTGGCGGTCCTCGTGGCTTCTCGGGCGAGGGTGCGCAGGGCGCGGGAGATTCGCGCGGGGGTCCTCGCGTCTTCCAGGGCGAGCGTCGCGACGCGGCGGCACAGGGCTCCGGCGACTCACGTGGCCGTGGCCCTCGCGGGGCCCCGGGCGAGCGTCGCAATGGAGGCCCCAGGGGCTTCCAGGGTGAGGCTCGCAACGGCCAGGACGCGCATGCGTCCGATTCCCCTGGGTTCCAGGGCGAGGCTCGCAACGGTGAGGACTCGCGTGGCGCGGACGCTTCGCGCAACGGGGGGCCGCGCGGCTCGGGCGACTTCCGCAACGGCAACCGCCGAGGCGAACCCTCCGAGCCTCGCAACGGCCACGCCAACTCGCGTCCCCCGATGAACGGACGCGGCAACCGCGACGAGCGCCAGCCCGTGGTCGAGCACCGGGGTCAGGGCAACGAGGTCCAGGCCGGCGCGAGCAACACCTTCGCCGGCAATGACTCGCGGCCTCCACGTGGCGAGCGTCGCGGAGGCCCCAACCGGCCCTCGCAGCCCACCGTGGAGACCCGTCCGCCCACCAGCCCGGGTGGCAACACGCTCCGCGAGCCCCGCCAGCAGCGCCCCAACTCGAACCGGGGCAACGCACCTCGCGGTCCACGAGGCGGTCCCCAGGTGAGCTACGTCGCGCGGAACAACAACCCGTCCGACTCGGGCCCCACCGAAACCGGCTCCTGA
- a CDS encoding EF-hand domain-containing protein — MATKKRKSSAAKKSSRRASTTKKAATKKPTARKATAKKSAAKKGAARKSTAKKAATKKRAAKKAATKKSAARKAATRKAPSGGRKSAPATAPLSPRLVVSRDVAQTPPPAVLEEPTAPGLAFVEQVETSSAGILPLAPEHAAVDELTSSGNELLDIFQRYDRNRTGAIERAEFARLLEALGQDVTDEELEIAVDIVDADRTGKISWMAFKAWWRSR; from the coding sequence ATGGCGACGAAGAAGCGCAAGTCGAGTGCTGCGAAGAAGTCATCCCGGCGCGCCTCCACGACGAAGAAGGCCGCGACGAAGAAGCCCACGGCCCGGAAGGCCACCGCGAAGAAGAGCGCCGCGAAGAAGGGCGCGGCTCGAAAGAGCACCGCGAAGAAGGCTGCCACGAAGAAGCGCGCCGCGAAGAAGGCGGCCACGAAGAAGAGCGCCGCCAGGAAGGCGGCGACCCGGAAGGCCCCGAGTGGGGGCAGGAAGTCCGCGCCGGCCACCGCGCCCCTGTCTCCGCGGCTGGTCGTCTCCCGGGACGTGGCCCAGACGCCGCCCCCCGCCGTCCTGGAGGAGCCCACCGCTCCAGGGCTCGCCTTCGTGGAGCAGGTGGAGACGTCGTCCGCCGGCATCCTCCCGCTGGCGCCCGAGCACGCGGCGGTGGACGAGCTCACCAGCTCCGGCAACGAGCTGCTCGACATCTTCCAGCGCTATGACCGCAACCGCACCGGCGCCATCGAGCGCGCCGAGTTCGCGCGGCTCCTGGAGGCGCTGGGGCAGGACGTCACGGACGAAGAGCTGGAGATCGCCGTCGACATCGTCGACGCGGACCGCACGGGGAAGATTTCCTGGATGGCGTTCAAGGCGTGGTGGCGCAGCCGCTGA
- a CDS encoding response regulator, protein MSDLASRAHTTVFEHARDAVLVLDAAQIIQEVNRAAERIFGPRGELVGMAVTRLLSGWRPPDGRGSPETPHETELAGQRPGGAGPAYYLRVQTLAQVDAAGNALGWVLQLQDMRGSLEVEASIRQQKEFFEAVVRNSPVAIVTITRQFIVLSWNPAAERLFGYTPQEALGKHIFDLVATEDSVLPEAKKAQRDVTQRGRVHSVTRRLRKDHTMVDVELLALPVSVGGRQLGFIAIYHDITDLQRARQAAESANQAKSLFLATMSHEIRTPMNAIIGMTGLMLDTHLSGEQREFISTIRQSSEALLTLLNDVLDFSKIEAGRFETDRHPFDLRQCVESVLDLLAVRASEKGLDLGADISPDVPQVVMGDASRLRQVLLNLVGNALKFTESGGAVVSVDGARRAEATDAPWELTFSVQDTGPGIPEEKRQGLFQPFNQLDVSVARRFGGTGLGLAISKRLVEAMGGRIWVESEGVPGRGTTFFFALTVQAAPQTTAGYLRSDEPLLRGRRVLIVDDNAINRRLLGRQLQAWGAEPVEAGSGMEALSKLQPGGSGFDLALIDHQMPGLDGPSLAARIRERVDLRALPLFLLTSPGRRAAPPPGLFSGVLSRPMKASQLHDTLMSCFSKDVPRVRVEPAPTGAPPPRDRPGDRVPLRILLVEDNPTNQRLASLMLDRLGYQVQAASNGREALEWSMRQRFDVVFMDLQMPEMDGLEATRRIRQELPPTVQPWVIAMTANAMDSDREQCFEAGMDDFLSKPIRVEALTAALVRCQTPRPVGGTRTRPERVVIAEQGLSEDLVPEAARIPGLQPAALARLWRELGSQAVNILPELIDTALQSMPALLDDAYTALGQGLLDDLSRAAHTLKSNAAWFGASALETLSRELELRADAGDDVDSLRERLDRCRAELSTTRGLLSRLRESIALPTARG, encoded by the coding sequence GTGTCCGACCTGGCGTCCAGAGCCCATACCACCGTCTTCGAGCACGCGCGCGACGCGGTGCTCGTGCTCGACGCTGCCCAAATCATCCAGGAGGTCAATCGCGCCGCCGAACGCATCTTCGGCCCGCGGGGTGAGCTGGTGGGCATGGCGGTGACGCGCCTGCTGTCGGGGTGGCGTCCGCCGGACGGGCGCGGCTCGCCGGAGACGCCGCACGAGACGGAGCTGGCCGGACAGCGGCCGGGCGGCGCCGGGCCCGCGTACTACCTGCGCGTGCAGACGCTGGCGCAGGTCGACGCGGCCGGAAACGCGCTGGGCTGGGTGCTCCAGCTCCAGGACATGCGCGGCAGCCTGGAGGTCGAGGCCTCCATCCGTCAGCAGAAGGAGTTCTTCGAGGCGGTGGTGCGCAACAGCCCCGTCGCCATCGTCACCATCACCCGCCAGTTCATCGTCCTGTCGTGGAACCCCGCCGCCGAGCGGCTCTTCGGGTACACGCCGCAGGAGGCGCTGGGCAAACACATCTTCGACCTGGTCGCCACCGAGGACAGCGTCCTGCCCGAGGCGAAGAAGGCGCAGCGCGACGTCACCCAGCGCGGGCGCGTGCACTCCGTCACGCGGCGGCTGCGCAAGGACCACACGATGGTGGATGTGGAGCTGTTGGCGCTGCCGGTGTCGGTGGGTGGCCGGCAGCTGGGCTTCATCGCCATCTACCACGACATCACCGACCTCCAGCGCGCGCGCCAGGCGGCCGAGTCCGCCAACCAGGCCAAGAGCCTGTTCCTGGCGACGATGAGCCACGAGATTCGCACGCCGATGAACGCCATCATCGGCATGACGGGGCTGATGCTGGACACGCACCTGAGCGGCGAGCAGCGCGAGTTCATCTCCACCATCCGCCAGAGCAGCGAGGCGCTGCTCACGCTGCTCAACGACGTGCTGGACTTCTCCAAGATCGAAGCCGGCCGCTTCGAGACGGACCGCCACCCGTTCGACCTGCGTCAGTGCGTGGAGTCGGTGTTGGACCTGCTCGCGGTGCGCGCCAGCGAGAAGGGCCTGGACTTGGGCGCGGACATCTCGCCGGACGTGCCCCAGGTGGTGATGGGGGACGCGTCGCGGCTGCGTCAGGTGCTGCTCAACCTGGTGGGCAACGCGCTGAAGTTCACCGAGTCCGGTGGCGCCGTCGTGTCCGTGGATGGTGCCCGCCGCGCCGAGGCGACCGACGCCCCGTGGGAGCTCACCTTCTCCGTGCAGGACACGGGGCCGGGCATCCCCGAGGAGAAGCGGCAGGGGCTGTTCCAACCGTTCAACCAGCTCGACGTGTCGGTGGCGCGGCGCTTCGGCGGCACGGGCCTGGGGCTCGCCATCTCCAAGCGCCTGGTGGAGGCGATGGGCGGGCGCATCTGGGTGGAGAGCGAGGGTGTGCCCGGCCGCGGCACCACGTTCTTCTTCGCGCTCACCGTGCAGGCCGCGCCGCAGACGACGGCGGGCTACCTGCGCTCGGACGAGCCGCTCTTGCGCGGCCGGCGCGTGCTCATCGTCGACGACAACGCCATCAACCGTCGCCTCCTGGGACGGCAGCTCCAGGCGTGGGGCGCCGAGCCGGTGGAGGCGGGCTCCGGCATGGAGGCGCTCTCGAAGCTCCAGCCGGGCGGCTCGGGGTTCGACCTGGCGCTCATCGACCACCAGATGCCAGGGCTGGATGGCCCCTCGCTGGCGGCGCGGATTCGCGAGCGCGTCGACCTGCGGGCGCTGCCGCTGTTCCTGCTGACCTCGCCCGGACGTCGCGCCGCGCCTCCGCCGGGCCTGTTCTCCGGAGTGCTGTCGCGCCCGATGAAGGCCTCCCAGCTCCACGACACGCTGATGTCCTGCTTCTCCAAGGACGTGCCCCGGGTGCGCGTGGAGCCCGCGCCGACGGGTGCGCCCCCGCCCCGTGACAGGCCCGGAGACCGCGTCCCCTTGCGCATCCTGCTGGTGGAGGACAACCCCACCAACCAGCGGCTGGCCAGCCTGATGTTGGACCGGCTCGGCTATCAGGTGCAGGCGGCGTCCAACGGGCGCGAGGCGCTGGAGTGGTCCATGCGCCAGCGCTTCGACGTCGTCTTCATGGACCTGCAGATGCCGGAGATGGACGGCCTGGAGGCCACGCGGCGCATCCGCCAGGAGCTGCCGCCCACGGTGCAGCCATGGGTCATCGCGATGACGGCCAACGCGATGGACTCCGACCGGGAGCAGTGCTTCGAGGCCGGGATGGACGACTTCCTGTCCAAGCCCATCCGCGTGGAGGCGCTCACCGCCGCGCTGGTGCGCTGCCAGACGCCGCGTCCCGTCGGGGGGACCCGCACGCGTCCGGAGCGCGTCGTCATCGCGGAGCAGGGGCTCTCCGAGGACCTGGTGCCCGAGGCCGCGCGCATCCCTGGCCTGCAGCCCGCGGCGCTGGCGCGGCTGTGGCGGGAGCTGGGCTCGCAGGCGGTGAACATCCTCCCGGAGCTCATCGACACCGCGCTGCAGAGCATGCCCGCGCTGCTCGACGACGCGTACACGGCGCTGGGGCAGGGGCTGCTCGACGACCTCAGCCGCGCGGCGCACACGCTCAAGTCCAACGCGGCCTGGTTCGGCGCGTCGGCGCTGGAGACGCTGAGCCGGGAGCTGGAGCTGCGCGCGGACGCGGGCGATGACGTCGACTCCCTGCGCGAGCGGCTGGACCGGTGCCGGGCGGAGCTCTCCACGACGCGCGGACTGCTGTCCCGCCTTCGTGAGAGCATCGCCCTGCCGACGGCGCGCGGCTGA